GGTGCGGTTTGCTCACCCAAAGGAGAATGCCAATAAAATTTAAAAGCCTTCGTGAAAACCAACCACCGGAGAGTGGATGCTTGATTCCCTGATAAGATTAAGATGAGAGAAACTCAGGGACGTCAGGTTGTAGTGGTCAGGATTTCCGGCGGCAGACATTTCTGGAAAATTACTAAACAATAATAATTATGATTTTAATAACAGGAGCCTCAGGGCACTTAGGAGGGTTAATAATAGAAAACCTATTGAAAACAGTACCAGCATCGCAAATAGCTGCCATGGTGCGCAATGCTGAGAAAGCCGGCGATCTTAAAGCCAAAGGTGTGGACGTGCGCGTAGGAGACTATCATGACCCGGCCTCTATGGAAGCTGCCTTTAAGGGTGTTGACAAATTATTACTTATTTCATCCAGCGATTTCAATGAGCGCCTGCAACAGCACAAAAATGCCGTTGACGCTGCTAAGAAAGCAGGTGTAAAGCATATTTTCTATACAGGAGTGGCTATGAAGGACATTAATGCCTCACCTCTGAAGCCATTACTGGCAGACCACTTCCAAACCGAAGACTATATCAGGGAAAACGGATTTACCTATACCTTCCTCAGAAATACACTTTATTTTGAGGTCACACCTATGTTTATGGGGGAGCAAGTGTTTGATACCGGAGTCTACTTCCCTGCCGGGGATGGTAAAGTTGCCTTTGCTACCAGAGCAGATCTGGCGGAAGCCACAGCACTGCTTCTGACAGGTGAAGGGGTGGAGAACAAAGCATTCAAACTTACAGGCTCAGAAGCAGTTTCTTTCGCGGATATTGCCCGTGAGCTTTCTGCACTTTCTGGTAAAGAAGTGGCTTACATTAGCCCTGATCCGAAGGAGTTTGAAGCTACACTTAAACAATTTGGTCTGCCTGAGGGCATAGTACAAATGTCGGTACTGTTTGCCGCAGGTATGAAAAACAATGACTTTGAAAGTACGGAAGATACTCTGGAAGAAATACTTGGTCGTAAACCTGAGACGCTTTCAGGATTTTTGAAAGGAGTATATAGCAAATAACTAAAGAATATAAACCAATAATGCCTGCATGCTGTCGTTATGCAGGCATATATTTTCTAATGCTCACGT
This region of Fulvivirga ulvae genomic DNA includes:
- a CDS encoding SDR family oxidoreductase, producing the protein MILITGASGHLGGLIIENLLKTVPASQIAAMVRNAEKAGDLKAKGVDVRVGDYHDPASMEAAFKGVDKLLLISSSDFNERLQQHKNAVDAAKKAGVKHIFYTGVAMKDINASPLKPLLADHFQTEDYIRENGFTYTFLRNTLYFEVTPMFMGEQVFDTGVYFPAGDGKVAFATRADLAEATALLLTGEGVENKAFKLTGSEAVSFADIARELSALSGKEVAYISPDPKEFEATLKQFGLPEGIVQMSVLFAAGMKNNDFESTEDTLEEILGRKPETLSGFLKGVYSK